A part of Candidatus Thermoplasmatota archaeon genomic DNA contains:
- a CDS encoding ArsB/NhaD family transporter: protein MVEAWIQAITVVIFVGTLVLMIMEKLHRTTVALLGAAAMIVAHLLFGYFQPSDGLYTPDLGFIAIDFNTLGLLFGMMVIVGVIAETGFFEFVAIRMTKTVSGNYWGLMLMLGIVSAVASAFLDNVSTVLLLIPITIAIAKRLELNPIPIIMVEILASNVGGAATLVGDPPNIMIGSAADISFMSFIIHVTPIVIITMLVAIPLFKRMFREEIKQTPSNLEEILKVNEWDEIKNMKLLKKSLIVMGIVIIFFGIHHILHVPASVIAILGAVALLVWGRIHPEDALRHVHWSTLIFFAALFVFVGGLVQVGVMDIVGDALVGLTGGNLLVALVFIIWFSAMTSATLSNIPATATMIPIIFAMEPYFNLDGFFINPMWWALSIGACFGGNGLLVGSPANLIAVGISEKFGFQITFRYFMRKAFPFMILTLIVGTGLLLLTVAIQLSLM, encoded by the coding sequence ATGGTCGAGGCTTGGATCCAGGCAATCACTGTCGTCATTTTCGTCGGCACGTTGGTCCTGATGATCATGGAGAAGTTGCACAGGACAACGGTCGCGCTATTGGGTGCCGCTGCGATGATTGTCGCCCACCTCCTCTTTGGCTATTTCCAACCTAGCGATGGTCTGTACACACCCGACCTGGGCTTCATTGCGATAGACTTCAACACTCTCGGTCTCCTGTTCGGGATGATGGTCATTGTCGGCGTGATCGCTGAGACAGGGTTCTTCGAATTCGTGGCCATCAGAATGACGAAGACAGTCTCGGGCAACTATTGGGGGCTCATGCTGATGCTCGGAATCGTCAGCGCCGTCGCTTCGGCGTTTCTCGACAACGTGAGCACCGTTCTTCTGCTGATACCCATCACGATAGCGATTGCGAAGAGGCTCGAGTTGAACCCTATCCCCATTATTATGGTTGAGATACTTGCATCCAACGTTGGAGGGGCGGCTACACTCGTCGGAGACCCGCCGAACATCATGATCGGCAGTGCCGCGGACATATCGTTCATGAGCTTCATCATTCATGTCACGCCAATCGTGATAATCACCATGCTTGTGGCCATCCCCCTATTCAAGCGGATGTTCAGGGAGGAGATCAAGCAAACCCCGAGCAATCTCGAAGAGATTCTCAAGGTGAATGAATGGGATGAGATTAAGAACATGAAACTTCTCAAGAAGTCTCTCATCGTGATGGGAATCGTCATCATATTCTTCGGGATTCACCACATACTCCACGTACCGGCCTCTGTCATTGCGATTCTAGGTGCTGTAGCATTGCTCGTCTGGGGAAGGATACATCCCGAGGATGCGCTGAGGCACGTCCACTGGTCTACGCTTATCTTCTTCGCAGCCCTTTTCGTTTTCGTAGGAGGATTGGTTCAAGTCGGGGTGATGGATATTGTTGGAGATGCTCTTGTCGGCCTTACAGGAGGCAATCTACTTGTGGCATTGGTGTTCATCATATGGTTCTCCGCGATGACTTCTGCCACCCTGAGCAACATCCCCGCGACCGCCACGATGATTCCGATCATCTTCGCTATGGAGCCATATTTCAACCTGGATGGATTCTTCATCAATCCAATGTGGTGGGCGCTGTCGATTGGTGCGTGTTTCGGGGGAAATGGTCTGTTGGTTGGCTCACCGGCAAATCTTATTGCCGTGGGGATTTCCGAGAAGTTCGGGTTTCAGATAACCTTTCGATACTTCATGCGCAAGGCCTTCCCGTTCATGATTCTCACGTTGATTGTGGGAACCGGACTGTTGCTACTGACCGTGGCAATCCAGCTTTCCCTGATGTAG
- a CDS encoding phosphoadenylyl-sulfate reductase has product MDLELGTAVRRRKREKHIRIFIPVKDFQEKLEVTKLTLRWAISEFERVALACSFGKDSVTVLSLAREIDPQIKVFMIRTGYGFEETEKFKNRLKEEWDLNLEEISPSVSKDELEAEHGEDLYSRDPKLCCEVLKVEPTIRYLNNLDAWITGLRSDETEFRTNLRRVEEYEGMPTKVNPIVDWTNDEVWRFIKDNGIPYNPLYDEGYASLGCKPCTLAGTWGRYERAGRWHGKEKKECGMHLMDSSDSE; this is encoded by the coding sequence GTGGATCTAGAGCTCGGAACCGCCGTTCGGAGGCGAAAAAGGGAAAAGCACATTCGCATATTCATTCCCGTGAAGGATTTCCAGGAGAAGCTCGAAGTCACGAAGTTGACGCTCAGATGGGCGATCAGCGAGTTCGAGAGAGTGGCCCTTGCCTGCAGCTTCGGGAAGGACAGCGTCACCGTTCTCAGTCTGGCCCGCGAGATCGACCCACAGATCAAGGTCTTCATGATCAGAACCGGATACGGCTTCGAAGAGACGGAGAAGTTCAAGAACAGGCTGAAGGAAGAGTGGGACCTCAACCTGGAAGAGATATCCCCGTCCGTGAGCAAGGACGAGCTGGAGGCAGAGCACGGCGAGGACCTCTATTCGCGCGACCCGAAGCTGTGTTGCGAGGTCCTGAAAGTGGAACCCACGATAAGATACCTGAATAACCTGGACGCGTGGATAACAGGTCTCAGAAGTGATGAGACGGAATTCAGAACAAACCTCAGGAGGGTCGAGGAATACGAAGGGATGCCTACGAAGGTCAATCCGATCGTTGACTGGACAAACGATGAGGTGTGGCGATTCATCAAGGACAATGGGATTCCCTACAACCCGCTGTACGATGAGGGTTACGCGAGCCTGGGATGCAAGCCGTGCACTCTTGCCGGAACGTGGGGGCGGTACGAGAGGGCAGGCAGGTGGCACGGGAAGGAGAAGAAGGAGTGTGGGATGCACCTCATGGACTCCTCCGACAGTGAATGA
- a CDS encoding ammonia-forming cytochrome c nitrite reductase subunit c552: MNRKILFLIAGIAITVGLLLVFSQIDSSRETVDTSDQGTRNPANYKGVAYCEGCHDTQVEDWHTTLHGTDFANNWSYQGTPTNKFTYAGGSCLPCHVVGYNETSIGGYDPGLPWNDSYNLPLLGIQCEVCHGPGGDHPGPDIPTNAASTINTDRDPYAGSCAGTDEAGCHGGDGQFGDDTVMGWNASAHAPWDNRAQTDPGGLNTYCAECKSPSQWDPAATYGTAVDIPKDEWRGITCADCHDTHSATANDYQLRQSPEDVCTTCHTSGGATSPSSPHHSQSEMREGITGSEMGAPFMGTVECTSCHMYNTPRGVTPALQGHYFEPTPQACWDCHQTGGIPPELIDNATAQAEIDAWQADVTSLISDVEDSVADAETALEAVLTAGTASDHTLTIAQNLLDNASFNLHLVEEDKSHGVHNYYYALELLEAADEFSLQVIEVLNAPNVVTGLTATAKDDRVELSWTASTAADFAYYNIYASTDDITNVSGLAPVGTVFDKTTTTYEVAGLDGKHYFVVTAVDFDGNEIPTGMTSASASPAAIEGEMPMWSWIVIVALVVLTIVALLAAVMARRGSGPAGEEFEPEAPESPEE, encoded by the coding sequence ATGAACAGAAAGATACTGTTTCTGATAGCCGGAATCGCAATAACAGTAGGTCTTCTGCTAGTGTTCTCACAGATCGACAGTAGCAGAGAGACCGTAGACACGTCTGACCAGGGCACCAGAAACCCCGCCAACTACAAGGGAGTTGCGTACTGCGAAGGTTGTCATGACACCCAGGTCGAAGACTGGCATACGACGTTGCACGGCACGGATTTCGCTAACAACTGGAGCTATCAGGGCACCCCCACAAACAAATTCACGTACGCAGGGGGGTCTTGTTTGCCCTGTCACGTTGTCGGCTACAATGAAACGTCCATCGGTGGCTACGATCCAGGCCTACCATGGAACGATTCATACAACCTGCCGTTGCTGGGAATCCAGTGCGAGGTCTGTCATGGACCGGGCGGTGACCATCCAGGTCCCGACATTCCCACTAACGCCGCAAGCACGATCAATACTGACCGGGACCCGTACGCCGGATCATGCGCTGGTACCGACGAGGCAGGATGCCACGGCGGAGACGGTCAGTTCGGTGATGACACAGTGATGGGATGGAACGCCTCCGCTCATGCACCGTGGGACAACAGAGCACAGACCGATCCAGGTGGTTTGAACACATACTGTGCGGAGTGCAAGTCCCCATCTCAGTGGGATCCGGCTGCGACCTACGGGACCGCGGTCGACATACCAAAAGATGAGTGGCGAGGCATAACTTGTGCCGATTGTCACGATACACACAGCGCAACAGCTAACGATTATCAGCTGAGGCAATCCCCCGAGGACGTATGTACAACTTGCCATACCTCAGGAGGGGCGACATCACCCAGCTCACCACATCATTCACAGAGTGAGATGAGGGAGGGGATTACAGGCTCCGAAATGGGAGCTCCCTTCATGGGCACAGTGGAATGCACGAGTTGTCACATGTACAACACGCCACGCGGCGTGACTCCTGCACTCCAGGGACACTACTTCGAGCCCACCCCGCAGGCCTGCTGGGATTGCCATCAGACAGGAGGAATCCCGCCTGAGCTCATAGACAACGCGACCGCACAGGCTGAGATAGACGCATGGCAGGCAGACGTGACCTCACTGATCAGCGATGTTGAGGATAGTGTTGCAGATGCGGAAACGGCACTCGAAGCTGTGTTGACTGCAGGAACCGCGAGCGATCACACGCTGACCATAGCTCAGAATCTGCTTGACAACGCTTCGTTCAATCTGCACCTCGTGGAAGAGGATAAGAGCCACGGTGTGCACAACTACTACTACGCGCTAGAGCTGCTTGAGGCCGCTGACGAGTTCTCGCTGCAGGTCATCGAGGTCCTGAACGCTCCCAACGTTGTGACCGGATTGACGGCGACAGCGAAGGACGACAGAGTGGAACTGAGCTGGACTGCAAGCACTGCGGCGGATTTCGCCTACTACAACATCTACGCAAGCACTGACGACATCACCAATGTGAGTGGCCTGGCACCTGTTGGCACCGTCTTTGACAAGACGACGACCACATACGAGGTGGCAGGACTCGACGGCAAGCACTACTTCGTGGTCACAGCCGTTGACTTCGACGGGAATGAGATTCCGACTGGAATGACCTCAGCATCCGCATCGCCTGCAGCCATTGAAGGCGAGATGCCAATGTGGTCCTGGATAGTCATAGTCGCGCTTGTCGTCCTAACGATCGTCGCACTGCTGGCCGCCGTTATGGCCAGGAGAGGAAGCGGCCCAGCCGGGGAAGAGTTCGAACCTGAGGCTCCTGAGTCACCAGAGGAATAG
- a CDS encoding ammonia-forming cytochrome c nitrite reductase subunit c552, with amino-acid sequence MPFGEDACLECHSADYWLAEKHGGPLPTKETALWSIECARCHNPHGNPANDKMLWKSEDETCEQCHNSENAGPGDTPHHPNTELIEGNINVTGLDGSPWMNGDVGCTDCHMVLVATSAVLGDIPTHTFGFANPQETIDHGMPNGCTSYCHDGVSGSPKTEQKAVNLIDEWMANYTAREADVDTVIEQARNALIAAEGLGFNEEEIAGAQAAFDDANFSYEYVLSDRSGGVHNNPFQMAILDYAEATAQSVIDDLTPVTTDGEEAPLDMMWIYLALAVIIIVVAIIAVVAASRRRGAPPEEPYEEEEPPTIE; translated from the coding sequence CTGCCGTTCGGAGAGGACGCGTGCCTGGAGTGTCACTCCGCGGACTACTGGCTCGCCGAGAAGCATGGAGGCCCCCTGCCGACAAAGGAAACTGCCCTGTGGAGTATCGAATGCGCGAGATGCCACAACCCTCATGGGAATCCAGCAAACGACAAGATGCTCTGGAAGTCTGAAGACGAGACCTGCGAGCAGTGCCACAATTCAGAGAATGCGGGTCCGGGCGACACGCCGCATCATCCGAACACTGAACTAATCGAGGGCAATATCAACGTCACGGGGCTGGACGGCAGCCCTTGGATGAACGGAGACGTCGGGTGCACTGACTGCCACATGGTTCTGGTTGCCACAAGCGCAGTTCTGGGCGATATACCGACCCATACCTTCGGCTTCGCTAATCCACAGGAGACCATCGACCACGGCATGCCCAACGGGTGCACGTCTTACTGTCATGACGGAGTGAGCGGTTCCCCGAAGACGGAACAGAAAGCAGTGAACCTAATCGACGAATGGATGGCGAACTACACCGCCAGAGAGGCGGATGTCGATACCGTGATAGAGCAGGCCAGGAACGCGCTGATTGCTGCGGAGGGTCTGGGCTTCAATGAGGAAGAAATAGCCGGGGCACAAGCCGCGTTTGACGATGCCAACTTCTCGTACGAGTACGTTCTGTCAGACCGTTCCGGGGGAGTGCACAACAATCCTTTCCAGATGGCCATCCTCGACTACGCTGAGGCGACCGCTCAAAGCGTGATTGACGACCTGACGCCAGTCACGACCGATGGAGAAGAAGCCCCGCTGGACATGATGTGGATCTACCTTGCCCTAGCGGTGATAATCATCGTTGTGGCCATCATCGCGGTAGTGGCAGCCTCGAGGCGAAGAGGAGCACCTCCTGAAGAGCCTTACGAGGAAGAGGAGCCGCCAACAATCGAGTAA